The following proteins are encoded in a genomic region of Neospora caninum Liverpool complete genome, chromosome XI:
- a CDS encoding Chromosome 1 open reading frame 156, isoform CRA_a, related: METSSSSRDLAFSSAGTVVTYLVPQEGAVRRVLSPSSPSSVPKGSAASGLKKEPSENSRGEKGEGEDDGVAQQAWRVKAFRGGLGSAGDPRASQEGQREMGMQQVTEGKYEGGFALWECTWDLVKFLLKLNPANFQDAHVLDLGCGHGLAGLLMLQRGAGAVVFQDLNPEVLTSVTAPTVALNMSESDAALTAHAPRHDHQMRVCRRAANAQAAEPPSPVSAPAPSLFLPANCLLLPASWEAFPALCCSCGCSCSEANAASSASPPFPSTSSPPCSGASAFTACPSSSAEHGRRDRSSPHAQFDWIVASECIYRPKLFGTLRQLLKTRLKRSGKALVAGKRYYFGLGGGTLPFLHFLRKAESEARERQAKAETKERGHVAEDGSNAPECSASDVCMDESTEQHADSATDAEDELEVSVALAIEDKASNVRDILVIEKKRRNVTATPS, from the exons ATGGagacttcctcttcttctcgcgacctcgccttctcgagtgCGGGGACAGTCGTCACGTACCTTGTGCCCCAGGAGGGCGCGGTCCGCCGCGtgttgtctccttcttctccctcttcagtGCCGAAAGGCAGCGCGGCTTCAGGACTCAAAAAAGAGCCGAGCGAAAACTCCAGaggcgaaaagggagagggagaagacgacggagtCGCTCAACAGGCCTGGCGAGTCAAGGCCTTCCGAGGCGGCCTGGGAAGCGCAGGCGATCCCAGAGCTTCTCAGGAGGGTCAACGAGAGATGGGCATGCAGCAG GTGACTGAGGGAAAATACGAAGGTGGCTTCGCCCTTTGGGAATGCACTTGGGATCTCGTTAAGTTTCTCCTGAAGTTGAACCCGGCGAATTTCCAAGATGCACACGTTCTTGACCTCG GATGTGGGCACGGGCTGGCCGGACTCCTCATGCTTCAGAGGGGCGCCGGCGCTGTCGTCTTCCAAGATTTAAATCCTGAAGTGCTGACAAGCGTCACAGCGCCGACTGTCGCTCTGAACATGTCCGAAAGCGACGCTGCCCTgacggcgcatgcgccgcgaCACGATCACCAGATGCGAGTATGTCGGCGAGCCGCGAACGCACAGGCTGCCgagccgccgtcgcctgttTCCGCACCCGCGCCGTCGTTGTTTCTGCCAGCAaactgccttcttctcccggctTCCTGGGAGGCGTTCCCTGCTCTGTGTTGCTCCTGCGGCTGTTCCTGTTCGGAGGCAAACGCTGCGTCATCGGCCTCtcccccgtttccttcgacctcgtcgccgccttgCTCCGGTGCCTCCGCGTTCACCGCGTGTCCCTCGTCGTCAGCTGAGCACGGCCGTCGGGACCGGTCAAGTCCGCACGCGCAGTTTGACTGGATTGTCGCGTCTGAGTGTATCTACAGACCCAAGTTGTTCGGCACGTTGCGGCAGCTCCTGAAGACGCGCCTGAAACGCTCAGGAAAGGCTCTGGTCGCCGGGAAACG GTACTATTTTGGTCTGGGCGGCGGCACATTGCCCTTCTTGCACTTTCTAcggaaggccgagagcgaggcgagagagaggcaggcgaaggcggagacaaaagaaaggGGCCACGTGGCAGAGGACGGGTCGAATGCACCCGAGTGCTCGGCGAGCGACGTGTGCATGGACGAAAGTACAGAGCAACACGCCGACTCAGCGACTGACGCCGAAGACGAGCTGGAAGTATCCGTAGCACTGGCCATAGAAGACAAGGCCTCCAACGTTCGCGACATTCTTGTAatagagaagaaaaggagaaacgtAACGGCGACACCGTCCTAG